The Acidimicrobiales bacterium region GTCTCGGGCACGGCATCCACGGCGAACCAGTCGTCGCCCCATTCGACTACCGTCAGACAGCAGCCGTTGACGGCAATGGAGGCACCGAGGGTCACGTCATCGAGCACTGTCGCAGCGTCGACCACGAGGCGTCGCCCGTCGCCGACAGCGTCGACAGATCGGAGGGTGCCGAGTTCCTCGATGATTCCGGTGAACATCTGTACCGTGCGCTCCCGTCTTGTCGTGGCCCATCTCAGGGCAGGCCCTTATCTCGGGGCAGGTCGGGAGCCGACGGGACCCGGCCGACGAGACAGGACCTGACACCCGGCGCCCGAAGGTCACCGGGTCGGTCCACGGCGTCGCCACCGCATCCGACGTCCTCTCCCATCCGGACTCTGACCGTCGGCCCAGGACTCGCACCTGATCGGCCCTACCAGCTGTCCTCCGGGGAGGAACGTTCGGTGGGGTTCGCGGGCTGCGTCGACCGAAGCCGACTCACCGCCGGTCGGGACTTTCACCCAACCCCGAGGACTCTGTTGTGCCGGGCATCGTATCCGCGTGTCAGTCGATGCCCAGCAGGCGGGCTATCAGTACAGGCCCAGCAGACGGCCAGCCATGGCCAGCACGGCAACGGTCAGAACGGGCCGCACCACCCGTTCTCCACCGGCCACGGTGATCCGGGCACCAAGCGCACCCCCCACCCCGAACCCGGCAGCCAACACCAGTGCCGGCTGCCAGTCCACGAGGCTCCCGGCGATGAACACCGGGAGCGCAGTGCACGTCACCGCGAGGACGACCAGCACCTTCACGCTGTTGGCCACCACCACGTCGAGGCCCGACCGCGACAGGGCCAGCACCATCAGGAGACCGATACCCGCCTGGAAGGCGCCCGCATAGAGTCCGACGCCGAAGAAGACGACGGCGGCCACCGGCCCCGACCACGGACGTGTCGCGACTTGCACCTTGGGCGGTCGAAGCGACAGCAGGAGCAACGGGATCATGATGATGCCGAAGACCCGTTCGAACGCCTCGGCGTCGACTCTCGAGATCAGCAGGGACCCGGTCAGTGAACCGATGACGACCGGCACCAGCACCGGCACCACCCGGCTGAGGCCCGACACCCCCTGACGGCGAAAGGCCTCGGCGGCCGAGACGTTCGATGTCAGGATCCCTACCCGATTGGTCCCGTTAGCCACATCGCCCGGGACGCCGGTCAGAATCAACAGCGGGACGGTGAGCAGCGAGCCGCCCCCGGCAATGGTGTTCACGCAGCCCGCAAACAGGCCGCCGACTACCAACAGC contains the following coding sequences:
- a CDS encoding TSUP family transporter — encoded protein: MDVLDVVLLVVGGLFAGCVNTIAGGGSLLTVPLLILTGVPGDVANGTNRVGILTSNVSAAEAFRRQGVSGLSRVVPVLVPVVIGSLTGSLLISRVDAEAFERVFGIIMIPLLLLSLRPPKVQVATRPWSGPVAAVVFFGVGLYAGAFQAGIGLLMVLALSRSGLDVVVANSVKVLVVLAVTCTALPVFIAGSLVDWQPALVLAAGFGVGGALGARITVAGGERVVRPVLTVAVLAMAGRLLGLY